In a single window of the Suttonella indologenes genome:
- a CDS encoding TerC/Alx family metal homeostasis membrane protein translates to MNETLASTNNALPSLGFPIETVLIFAIFSIGAIIVDLYAHRDDKPLSLKSASIWSVFWILVSIAFGLYLWMHHGSTYASLFFTGYALEKVLSVDNLFVMMAIFTWFKVPDGYRHRVLYWGIIGAIAFRMVFVAIGTGLLALGPYVELIFAVVVAWTAVMMLKSGEEEEENEDYSEHLAYRWVHKYFPVWPRLHGHNFFLNSEELAAARAKHPNVHLELAGEDLKHPENSHPHPLKKGTWVATPLFLCLAVIELSDVMFAFDSVPAVIAVSKEPLIVYSAMMFAILGLRTMYFVLEALKGYLVHLEKAVIVLLFFIAFKLGLSATNHIFHHGWDISPNASLIVVLVVLAIGITASFIFPEKDEDEDSPNS, encoded by the coding sequence ATGAACGAGACTTTAGCGAGCACAAACAATGCTCTACCCTCACTCGGCTTTCCGATTGAAACCGTCTTAATCTTCGCGATTTTTTCCATCGGCGCCATCATCGTGGATTTATACGCCCACCGCGATGACAAACCCCTGTCCCTGAAAAGCGCCTCCATCTGGTCGGTTTTCTGGATTTTGGTATCGATTGCCTTCGGCCTCTATCTCTGGATGCACCACGGCAGCACTTATGCCAGCCTCTTCTTTACCGGCTATGCGCTGGAAAAAGTGCTGTCGGTGGATAATCTCTTCGTCATGATGGCGATTTTCACATGGTTTAAAGTGCCGGACGGCTACCGCCACCGCGTATTGTATTGGGGCATTATCGGCGCCATCGCCTTCCGTATGGTCTTTGTGGCAATCGGCACAGGTTTGCTTGCCCTCGGACCTTATGTAGAACTGATTTTCGCCGTCGTCGTGGCATGGACCGCCGTGATGATGCTTAAAAGCGGCGAAGAAGAGGAAGAAAACGAAGACTATTCCGAGCATTTGGCCTATCGCTGGGTGCATAAATACTTCCCCGTCTGGCCGCGCCTGCATGGACATAACTTCTTCCTCAATAGCGAAGAACTCGCCGCCGCGCGCGCCAAGCACCCCAACGTGCATTTAGAGCTGGCAGGCGAAGACCTCAAACACCCTGAAAACAGCCATCCGCATCCGCTGAAAAAAGGCACATGGGTCGCCACGCCGCTCTTTTTATGCTTGGCGGTCATCGAATTATCAGACGTGATGTTCGCCTTCGACTCCGTGCCGGCGGTGATTGCGGTTTCTAAAGAACCCCTGATTGTCTATAGCGCGATGATGTTTGCGATTTTGGGTCTGCGTACCATGTATTTCGTTTTGGAAGCGCTCAAAGGCTATTTGGTGCATTTGGAAAAAGCGGTGATTGTGCTGCTCTTCTTTATCGCCTTTAAGCTCGGCTTATCCGCGACGAACCACATCTTCCATCACGGCTGGGACATCTCGCCCAATGCGTCTTTGATTGTGGTCTTAGTCGTTCTAGCCATCGGCATTACCGCTTCATTTATTTTCCCTGAAAAAGATGAAGACGAAGACAGCCCGAACAGCTAA
- a CDS encoding TerD family protein — protein MAVSLSKGQNVSLSKTDPSLKHILIGLGWDARSSDGQDFDLDASVFMTAENGKVPSDSHFIFYNQLQSPCGSVKHTGDNLTGEGDGDDESLIVELEKVPANIKSLLITVTIHDAENRRQNFGQVRNAFVRLVNHENGQEALRFDLSEDYSTETAMVFGEVYRHNGEWKFRAIGQGYAGGLLALCQQYGVNVG, from the coding sequence ATGGCAGTTAGCCTCAGCAAAGGTCAAAACGTATCCCTAAGCAAAACCGACCCCAGTCTCAAGCATATTTTAATCGGCTTAGGCTGGGACGCGCGCAGCAGCGACGGACAAGATTTCGATTTGGACGCCAGCGTTTTTATGACGGCGGAGAACGGCAAAGTGCCTTCCGACAGCCATTTCATTTTCTACAATCAATTGCAATCGCCCTGCGGCTCGGTCAAACACACCGGCGACAACCTCACGGGTGAAGGCGACGGCGATGACGAAAGTCTGATTGTCGAGCTGGAAAAAGTGCCGGCAAACATCAAATCGCTGTTGATTACCGTCACTATCCACGACGCCGAAAACCGCCGCCAGAATTTCGGACAAGTCCGCAATGCCTTTGTGCGCTTGGTCAATCATGAAAACGGACAGGAAGCGCTGCGCTTTGATTTGTCCGAAGATTACAGTACGGAAACCGCCATGGTATTCGGCGAAGTTTACCGCCACAATGGCGAATGGAAATTCCGCGCCATCGGGCAGGGCTATGCAGGCGGTCTGCTTGCGCTGTGTCAGCAATACGGCGTGAATGTCGGTTAA
- a CDS encoding helix-hairpin-helix domain-containing protein, which yields MSNIVTLTASNGETIQFINEIKAQGGMKDVMFAPDKSYVVAFFRDKPDAAMRERLEMITGRYRERIFNQAGGDYLQNLYCWPTAVVEYEGRLGVVSPFYRSCFFFEHGSRNNDMLGIKGKDKDGKWFASANNRQKFLDERELGDWMRHIKVCIMLARAVRRMHMAGLSHSDLGYKNCLIDPITGQACLIDIDGLVVPGVHPPTVVGTPDFIAPEVVATAHLSKDDPMRKLPSRTTDLHALAVLIYMYLLYRHPLRGDKIHDPDDSQRDEELSMGEKALFVEHPTDSSNRIKSKHLKPSELPWKDTAKIPYSVCGPYIAKLFERAFIDGLHQPALRPTADEWENALIKTVDLLQPCANPRCEQKWYAFDNSRRPHCPFCGTAHQGKLPVLNLYSATPNGSYRPDNHRIMVYSGQSLFKWHADSNIFPNEKISAQDAKRIGYFVLHQGDWWLVNEGLPELYDVGNKSAVAIGDKVKLTDNAQILLQKGQGGRLIMVQMAGR from the coding sequence ATGAGCAATATCGTTACGCTGACCGCCAGCAACGGCGAAACCATTCAATTTATCAACGAAATCAAAGCACAGGGCGGCATGAAAGACGTGATGTTCGCCCCCGACAAAAGCTATGTCGTGGCGTTTTTCCGCGACAAACCCGATGCGGCGATGCGCGAAAGACTGGAGATGATTACAGGACGCTACCGCGAGCGCATTTTCAATCAGGCCGGCGGCGACTATCTGCAAAACCTCTATTGCTGGCCGACCGCGGTGGTCGAGTATGAAGGACGCTTGGGCGTGGTCTCGCCTTTTTACCGCTCCTGCTTTTTCTTTGAGCACGGCAGCCGCAACAACGACATGCTCGGCATCAAAGGCAAGGACAAAGACGGCAAATGGTTCGCCAGCGCCAACAATCGGCAAAAATTTTTAGACGAACGCGAATTAGGCGATTGGATGCGGCACATCAAAGTCTGCATCATGCTGGCGCGCGCGGTACGCCGCATGCACATGGCGGGCTTAAGCCACAGCGATTTGGGCTATAAAAACTGCCTCATCGACCCCATCACGGGGCAAGCCTGCCTGATTGACATCGACGGCTTGGTCGTGCCGGGCGTGCATCCGCCCACCGTGGTCGGCACGCCGGATTTCATCGCCCCCGAAGTCGTGGCGACCGCGCATTTATCCAAAGACGATCCGATGCGCAAACTGCCCAGCCGCACCACCGATTTGCACGCTTTGGCGGTGCTGATTTACATGTACCTGCTCTACCGCCACCCTCTGCGCGGCGACAAAATCCACGACCCCGACGACAGTCAGCGCGACGAAGAACTGAGCATGGGCGAAAAAGCCCTATTTGTCGAACACCCCACAGACAGCAGCAACCGCATCAAAAGTAAGCATTTGAAACCTAGCGAACTGCCTTGGAAAGACACCGCCAAAATCCCCTACAGCGTCTGCGGGCCCTATATCGCCAAACTCTTCGAACGCGCCTTTATCGACGGTCTGCATCAGCCCGCCCTGCGCCCGACCGCCGATGAATGGGAAAACGCCCTGATTAAAACCGTGGATTTGCTTCAGCCCTGCGCCAATCCGCGCTGCGAACAGAAATGGTATGCCTTCGACAACAGCCGAAGGCCGCATTGCCCCTTCTGCGGCACCGCGCATCAAGGCAAACTGCCGGTCTTAAACCTCTATTCCGCCACGCCCAACGGCAGCTATCGTCCCGATAATCACCGCATCATGGTCTATAGCGGACAATCGCTGTTCAAATGGCATGCCGACAGCAACATCTTCCCCAATGAAAAAATCAGCGCCCAAGACGCCAAACGCATCGGCTATTTTGTGCTGCATCAGGGCGATTGGTGGCTGGTCAATGAAGGACTGCCCGAGCTCTATGACGTCGGCAATAAAAGCGCGGTTGCCATCGGCGATAAAGTCAAACTCACAGACAATGCCCAAATCCTCTTGCAAAAAGGACAGGGCGGACGCCTGATTATGGTGCAAATGGCAGGACGGTAA
- a CDS encoding TIGR00266 family protein, with protein sequence MSIFSITSENDPFLHISLEQGESISCESNAMVMMESALALSGRMQGGILSALARKLVNGESFFQQHIKAVRGKGDCLLAPNFPGAIEVLKVGETQYKIADGAYLAADEGVAVTAQMQSLGTAVFGGSGGFFIGQSSGKGQLAVCGYGTLFTLDVSPDNPITIDNGHVVAWDSRLHYKIALNTGSQSRGLLGNIVNSMTSGEGVVLKFSGSGKVIICSRNMKITPLGAMNSQSRN encoded by the coding sequence ATGAGCATTTTCAGCATTACGAGCGAAAATGACCCCTTCCTGCATATCAGCCTCGAGCAAGGCGAAAGCATTTCCTGCGAAAGCAATGCCATGGTCATGATGGAAAGCGCCTTAGCGCTTTCCGGTCGTATGCAGGGTGGGATTTTAAGCGCATTGGCGCGCAAATTGGTCAACGGCGAGAGCTTTTTCCAGCAGCACATCAAAGCGGTGCGCGGCAAAGGCGATTGCCTGCTCGCCCCCAATTTTCCCGGCGCGATTGAAGTGCTTAAAGTAGGCGAAACGCAATATAAAATTGCCGACGGCGCCTATCTTGCCGCCGATGAAGGCGTGGCAGTAACCGCGCAAATGCAAAGCCTCGGTACTGCCGTCTTCGGCGGCAGCGGCGGTTTTTTCATCGGGCAAAGCAGCGGCAAAGGGCAATTAGCCGTTTGCGGCTACGGCACCTTATTTACGCTTGACGTCAGCCCCGATAATCCCATAACCATCGACAACGGTCATGTGGTGGCATGGGACAGCCGCCTGCACTATAAAATCGCGCTCAATACCGGCTCGCAAAGCCGCGGACTATTGGGCAACATCGTCAACAGCATGACCAGCGGCGAAGGCGTAGTGCTGAAATTTTCCGGCAGCGGCAAAGTCATTATTTGCTCGCGCAATATGAAAATCACGCCCTTGGGCGCGATGAATTCACAATCCAGGAATTAA
- a CDS encoding TerY-C metal binding domain-containing protein, translating into MRRLPIFLVIDVSESMIGTPLRAMQEGISRLISELRTDPHALETVHLSVIAFAGVAKTLAPLVELFAFYPPRLPIGAGTSIGAALNHLMDEIDRQVQRSSKEQKGDWKPVVYFLSDGRATDNPSAAIARWQQHYQQRATLISIGIGQYADLSVLQSISSHSLRLENSDEKSLKSFIDWITQSISSQSRSLGIDAPLSLHKKDESFALSLVKELEEAAALDENYVIISGLCSKSKLPYLMKYERMPDIADIPFFKNQSPQVYRYTGVFPVEADYAEWSDTRLNANTIAASHLEGGGGCPHCGAAYALATCSCGQILCVEGDGEVVCPGCQQTIYMGSAEGDFDIARSRG; encoded by the coding sequence ATGCGTCGTTTACCTATTTTTTTAGTGATTGATGTTTCGGAAAGCATGATCGGCACGCCGCTGCGCGCCATGCAGGAAGGCATTTCCCGTTTAATCAGCGAATTACGCACAGACCCGCATGCCTTGGAAACCGTGCATCTATCCGTGATTGCTTTTGCCGGAGTGGCGAAAACCTTGGCGCCCTTGGTGGAATTATTCGCTTTCTATCCGCCGCGTTTGCCGATTGGCGCCGGCACTTCAATCGGCGCGGCGCTCAATCATTTGATGGATGAGATTGACCGCCAAGTGCAGCGCAGCAGCAAAGAACAGAAAGGCGATTGGAAGCCGGTGGTATATTTCCTGTCGGACGGACGCGCGACCGACAATCCGAGCGCCGCCATTGCGCGTTGGCAGCAGCATTATCAGCAGCGGGCGACCCTAATCAGCATCGGCATCGGGCAATATGCGGATTTGAGCGTCCTGCAAAGCATCAGCAGCCACAGTCTGCGCCTTGAAAACAGCGATGAAAAAAGCCTGAAAAGTTTTATCGACTGGATTACCCAATCCATTTCCAGCCAAAGTCGCAGCTTAGGCATAGACGCGCCCCTGTCTTTGCATAAAAAGGACGAGAGTTTTGCCCTGTCTTTGGTCAAAGAATTGGAAGAAGCCGCTGCGCTTGATGAGAACTATGTGATTATCAGCGGCTTATGCAGCAAATCCAAATTGCCTTATTTGATGAAATACGAGCGCATGCCCGATATTGCCGACATTCCCTTTTTCAAAAACCAATCGCCGCAAGTCTATCGCTACACCGGCGTATTTCCTGTGGAAGCCGATTACGCCGAGTGGTCGGATACGCGCCTCAACGCCAACACCATTGCCGCCTCGCATTTGGAAGGCGGCGGCGGTTGTCCGCATTGCGGCGCGGCTTATGCTTTAGCGACTTGCAGCTGCGGACAGATACTGTGCGTAGAGGGCGACGGCGAAGTCGTCTGCCCCGGCTGTCAGCAAACCATTTACATGGGCAGCGCCGAAGGCGATTTCGACATTGCCCGCTCGCGAGGTTAA
- a CDS encoding TerD family protein, producing MGINLEKGQKISLAKEAGGELNSVVMGLGWDAVKKRGFLGFGGGGEIDLDASCFLFDEQNELRDLVYFGQLRSQDGSIQHSGDNRTGEGDGDDEQIAVALTRIPAHIKTLVFTVSNYTGQDFSKVENAYCRLINGQNGQEIARYNLSAQGKHTAQIMAKIYRHNGEWKMHAIGENSQGATPDKIVPRILPHL from the coding sequence ATGGGTATCAATTTAGAAAAAGGACAGAAAATCTCGCTTGCCAAAGAAGCGGGCGGCGAATTAAACAGCGTTGTTATGGGCTTAGGTTGGGATGCGGTCAAAAAAAGAGGCTTTTTAGGCTTTGGCGGCGGTGGCGAAATCGATTTGGACGCCTCCTGCTTTTTATTTGACGAGCAAAACGAATTGCGCGATCTCGTCTATTTCGGACAACTGCGCAGCCAAGACGGCTCTATCCAACACAGCGGCGACAACCGCACCGGCGAAGGCGACGGCGACGACGAGCAAATCGCGGTAGCCCTCACGCGCATTCCCGCGCATATCAAAACCTTGGTCTTTACCGTCAGCAACTACACCGGACAAGATTTCAGCAAAGTGGAAAACGCCTATTGCCGCCTCATCAACGGACAAAACGGACAGGAAATCGCGCGCTACAACCTCTCCGCGCAAGGCAAGCACACCGCGCAAATCATGGCGAAAATCTACCGCCACAACGGCGAATGGAAAATGCACGCTATCGGCGAAAACAGCCAAGGCGCCACACCGGACAAAATCGTACCGCGCATTCTGCCGCATCTCTAA
- a CDS encoding phosphoribosyltransferase domain-containing protein, with the protein MQQTHHLPTGTLQLNIHHSELPPDALFGIGARDNPKRAFLFVSKVLGKHYPVGTETFEHIYQSLAAKLPAPESKITLFIGMAETATALAQGVFEAWLKRYPQAQALYLHSSRLRAQGHVLCEFEESHSHASRQLLHLPASPRLSALFQQAQRLVLIDDELSTGRTFRQLHQALQRHLPQPLEQHWLCLTDFCRQDTPDIQRHSLLQGDWHFTPHPSIADTAPAAAAQSREAPQIIDSGCGRTGIDRPLHINPEQIAHYAAAHRSGERVLVLGTGEYIHPAALFAQGLAAQSAAQFFLQSSTRSPAQVWNILQHKCAFADPYDEGIPYYLYNLAAPDCYDRIYICHEHAANSALSACAAELGAQLIRPEFL; encoded by the coding sequence ATGCAACAAACTCATCATCTCCCTACTGGCACTCTGCAACTCAATATTCATCATAGCGAACTGCCGCCCGATGCGCTGTTCGGCATTGGCGCGCGAGACAATCCCAAACGCGCTTTTCTATTCGTCAGCAAAGTGCTGGGCAAGCATTATCCTGTCGGCACCGAAACGTTTGAGCATATTTATCAATCCCTTGCGGCAAAACTCCCTGCTCCCGAAAGCAAAATCACGCTCTTTATCGGCATGGCGGAAACCGCCACCGCCCTCGCCCAAGGCGTCTTTGAAGCATGGCTGAAGCGCTATCCGCAAGCTCAAGCCCTATATCTGCACAGCAGCCGCCTGCGCGCGCAAGGGCATGTCCTCTGCGAATTTGAAGAAAGCCACAGCCACGCCAGCCGTCAATTACTGCATCTGCCCGCATCGCCGCGGCTATCGGCGCTTTTTCAGCAGGCGCAGCGCCTTGTGCTGATTGATGACGAGCTCTCCACAGGGCGCACTTTTCGGCAATTACATCAGGCATTGCAGCGACATTTGCCGCAGCCGCTCGAGCAGCATTGGCTCTGTCTGACCGATTTTTGCCGACAAGACACACCGGACATTCAGCGCCACAGCCTCTTGCAGGGCGATTGGCACTTTACGCCGCATCCCTCGATTGCTGACACGGCGCCTGCGGCGGCAGCCCAAAGCCGAGAAGCACCGCAAATCATCGACAGCGGCTGCGGACGCACGGGCATAGATCGTCCTTTGCACATCAATCCCGAGCAAATCGCCCATTATGCCGCCGCCCACCGCAGCGGCGAACGCGTTCTGGTATTGGGCACAGGCGAATACATCCACCCTGCCGCCCTTTTTGCGCAGGGGCTTGCCGCCCAAAGCGCGGCGCAATTTTTTCTGCAATCCAGCACCCGCTCGCCCGCGCAAGTCTGGAACATCCTGCAACACAAATGCGCCTTTGCCGACCCTTATGACGAAGGCATTCCCTATTACCTCTACAATCTCGCCGCCCCCGATTGCTATGATCGCATCTATATCTGCCATGAGCATGCGGCAAATTCGGCGCTTAGTGCCTGTGCCGCAGAACTGGGCGCGCAACTCATCCGACCGGAATTCCTATGA
- a CDS encoding PP2C family serine/threonine-protein phosphatase, producing the protein MDTQALKHALNQLLDSAQFAAFAAEHAALLAEVQTAWQQFQQAQTAAPPADDDSGSLDLPKQESTIAADVMPFISEQEAHYSADLPEALDKAALPPAEPLLITEAANPALEAMLGNTSHQNQYSPDTMPIHPSKATAPPPAAQSIRSLNLLHNAQEGKAYESRLSADIIDVQFRPDCGLLWDGEKHRIHGSPNLSGDVQVDFYFADRRQAQQKLYINPNPQSLWKNLPSDPQGKFAKTDSAHAEFDTAAAALLAARLRGRSHAHVGSFCDDDIAFAYFEAQDIYLLTVSDGAGSAAFSREGSRLAVNAVRDSIGKLLTDTRQNYHRLAEMDNRQRQATAEALITVAAYQSLAAHHQALDEEVSLKSLSCTLLIALVLPLQEGGFLSLSYWVGDGAIGIYRPETQEIVLMGESDSGAYSGETRFLAAEYVKDTGLQQRIYRHISKELPLLLLMTDGVSDPKFETEAQLAQAEHWQALWQELQTPLQAEHRAAALEEWLHFWSPGNHDDRSIALLVPKRYLAATGDTA; encoded by the coding sequence ATGGATACCCAAGCTCTCAAACACGCGCTTAATCAATTGCTCGATTCCGCACAATTCGCCGCTTTTGCCGCCGAACACGCGGCATTGCTCGCCGAAGTGCAGACGGCTTGGCAGCAATTTCAGCAAGCGCAGACTGCTGCGCCGCCCGCTGATGACGACAGCGGCAGTTTGGACTTACCGAAGCAGGAAAGCACAATTGCCGCCGATGTGATGCCGTTTATATCCGAACAAGAGGCACACTATTCTGCCGACTTACCCGAAGCGCTCGATAAGGCAGCCCTGCCGCCCGCCGAACCTTTGCTCATTACCGAAGCGGCAAATCCCGCCCTCGAAGCCATGCTCGGCAATACTTCCCATCAAAACCAATACAGCCCCGATACTATGCCGATTCATCCCAGCAAAGCCACCGCTCCGCCCCCCGCCGCCCAATCTATCCGCAGCCTCAATTTGCTGCACAATGCCCAAGAAGGCAAAGCCTATGAAAGCCGCCTGAGTGCGGACATCATCGACGTACAATTCCGCCCCGATTGCGGCCTGTTGTGGGACGGCGAAAAGCACCGCATACACGGCAGCCCCAACCTCAGCGGCGACGTGCAGGTAGATTTTTATTTCGCTGACCGCCGCCAAGCGCAGCAAAAGCTCTACATCAATCCCAATCCGCAAAGCCTGTGGAAAAACCTGCCCAGCGACCCGCAGGGCAAATTCGCCAAAACAGACAGCGCCCATGCCGAATTCGACACTGCCGCCGCTGCCCTGCTTGCCGCGCGCCTGCGCGGACGCTCGCATGCCCACGTCGGCAGCTTCTGCGATGACGACATCGCCTTTGCCTATTTCGAGGCGCAAGACATCTATCTGTTGACGGTTTCCGACGGCGCCGGCAGCGCCGCCTTCTCGCGCGAAGGCTCGCGTTTGGCGGTCAATGCCGTGCGAGACAGCATCGGCAAACTGCTGACAGATACCCGACAAAATTATCACCGCTTGGCGGAAATGGACAATCGGCAACGCCAAGCCACCGCCGAAGCTCTGATTACCGTCGCCGCCTATCAATCCCTTGCCGCGCATCATCAAGCCCTTGACGAAGAAGTCAGCCTCAAAAGTCTGTCCTGCACCCTCTTAATCGCGCTGGTCTTGCCGCTGCAAGAAGGCGGATTTTTAAGCCTCAGCTATTGGGTAGGCGACGGTGCCATCGGCATTTACCGCCCCGAAACGCAGGAAATTGTCTTGATGGGCGAAAGCGATTCGGGCGCCTATTCGGGCGAAACCCGTTTTTTAGCCGCCGAATACGTGAAAGACACAGGCTTGCAGCAGCGCATTTACCGCCACATCAGTAAGGAATTGCCGCTGCTGTTGCTCATGACCGACGGCGTTTCCGACCCCAAATTTGAAACCGAAGCCCAGCTTGCCCAAGCCGAACATTGGCAGGCATTGTGGCAGGAACTGCAAACGCCGCTGCAAGCCGAGCATCGCGCCGCCGCCCTTGAAGAATGGCTACATTTCTGGTCGCCCGGCAATCATGACGACCGCAGCATCGCCCTGCTTGTTCCCAAGCGCTACCTCGCCGCCACAGGAGATACGGCATGA
- a CDS encoding TerD family protein — protein sequence MAISLQKGGNVSLSKEAPSMSKMIIGLGWDVRATDGADFDLDGSAFLLNESGKVRSDADFIFYNQSKSADGSVEHTGDNRTGEGDGDDEQIIIDLGKVPADVQKIAISVTIHDAEARGQNFGMVSSAFIRCVNADGNSEIARFDLSEDASVETAMIFGEVYRHNGEWKFKAIGQGFKGGLGPLAKNYGVNV from the coding sequence ATGGCAATTAGTTTACAAAAAGGCGGCAACGTCAGCTTGAGCAAAGAAGCCCCAAGCATGAGCAAAATGATTATCGGCTTAGGCTGGGACGTGCGTGCCACCGACGGCGCCGATTTCGACTTGGACGGCAGCGCCTTCTTGCTCAATGAAAGCGGCAAAGTGCGTTCGGACGCCGACTTCATTTTCTACAATCAAAGCAAATCCGCCGACGGCTCCGTCGAACATACCGGCGACAACCGCACCGGCGAAGGCGATGGCGACGACGAGCAAATCATCATCGATTTAGGCAAAGTGCCGGCGGACGTACAGAAAATCGCGATTTCCGTCACCATTCACGATGCCGAAGCCCGCGGACAAAACTTCGGCATGGTTTCCAGCGCCTTTATCCGCTGCGTCAATGCCGACGGCAATAGCGAAATCGCGCGTTTCGATTTATCGGAAGACGCTTCTGTGGAAACCGCGATGATTTTCGGCGAAGTTTATCGCCATAACGGCGAATGGAAATTCAAAGCCATCGGACAGGGCTTTAAAGGCGGCTTAGGACCTTTGGCAAAAAATTACGGCGTCAACGTCTAA
- a CDS encoding TerD family protein yields MQTLVAGANANLSASSLLIRIDSGANIDVAAYRLAATQKVRGDGDMIFYGQTQSDDGSVRFSGNERRGEFSLDLAAQPAAIERIAIAFSADLPVSQLGSVSLTVLENGSPTLQCPVELSHRTEKALILGECYRRNGQWKFRFVAQGFNGGLKPLSEHFGVEISDDAPAPNPPPVPSSTTNPRLNLQKITLDKAKSSLTLEKKADFGKIRINLNWQRGGAKAQSSGFLKSLLGGSQGIDLDLGAFVRLKNGQQDCVQALGGNFGSLSQAPFVHLRGDDRTGDVAEGEWLDVNGAQWQQIDEVLIYAFIYQGIPNWDATDGVVTLYVQGQEIETRLTDGNARHPMCGIARLVNQGGAIHVERINRYFSGHKELDQAFGWGFRWQAGRK; encoded by the coding sequence ATGCAAACCCTAGTCGCCGGCGCAAACGCCAATTTATCCGCCTCTTCTCTGCTCATCCGCATAGACAGCGGCGCCAATATCGATGTCGCCGCCTACCGCCTTGCCGCCACGCAAAAAGTACGCGGCGACGGTGATATGATTTTCTACGGACAAACACAATCCGATGACGGCAGCGTCCGTTTTTCGGGCAATGAACGCCGCGGCGAATTCAGCCTCGATTTAGCTGCGCAACCTGCCGCCATCGAGCGCATCGCCATTGCCTTTTCTGCCGACCTGCCCGTCTCACAACTAGGCAGCGTATCGCTGACAGTATTAGAAAACGGCAGCCCCACTTTGCAATGCCCTGTGGAATTAAGCCACAGAACGGAAAAAGCCCTGATTTTGGGCGAATGCTACCGCCGCAACGGACAATGGAAATTCCGCTTTGTCGCGCAAGGCTTTAACGGCGGACTCAAGCCCCTATCCGAACATTTCGGCGTGGAAATCAGCGATGATGCCCCTGCGCCCAATCCGCCGCCCGTCCCCAGCTCGACGACTAATCCGCGCCTCAATTTGCAAAAAATCACTTTAGATAAGGCGAAATCTTCTTTAACGCTGGAGAAAAAAGCCGATTTCGGAAAAATCCGCATCAATCTGAATTGGCAACGCGGCGGCGCGAAAGCACAAAGCAGCGGTTTTCTCAAATCGCTTTTAGGCGGCAGTCAAGGCATTGATTTGGATTTGGGCGCTTTTGTGCGGCTGAAAAACGGACAGCAAGACTGCGTGCAGGCTTTGGGCGGCAATTTCGGCAGTTTGAGTCAGGCGCCTTTTGTGCATTTGCGCGGCGATGACCGCACGGGCGATGTGGCAGAGGGCGAATGGTTGGACGTAAACGGCGCACAATGGCAGCAGATAGATGAAGTGCTGATTTATGCCTTTATCTATCAGGGCATCCCGAATTGGGACGCGACCGACGGCGTCGTAACCCTATATGTGCAAGGGCAGGAAATCGAAACCCGCCTGACCGACGGCAATGCACGCCACCCGATGTGCGGCATTGCGCGCTTGGTCAATCAAGGCGGCGCGATTCACGTCGAGCGGATTAACCGCTATTTCAGCGGACACAAAGAACTCGACCAAGCCTTCGGCTGGGGCTTCCGCTGGCAGGCGGGCAGGAAATAA